A stretch of the Pseudoalteromonas phenolica genome encodes the following:
- a CDS encoding MotA/TolQ/ExbB proton channel family protein: protein MVLLLDAINALRSFLDTGGQVLLVIGVLIFAMWLLILERFIYLFGLYRQQRKEVIASWKARSERNSWNAEQIKQAQISRIGIKLNTNLPYIGVMVALCPLLGLLGTVTGMIEVFNVMAITGTGSARSMAAGVSKATIPTMAGMVGALSGVFAVTFLQRKAKREVELLEDKLLLDH from the coding sequence GTGGTTTTATTGCTAGATGCAATTAACGCACTACGCAGCTTTCTTGATACAGGTGGCCAGGTACTCCTGGTCATCGGTGTCCTTATCTTCGCAATGTGGTTACTTATTTTAGAGCGCTTTATTTATCTATTCGGTTTATACCGTCAACAGCGTAAAGAGGTAATCGCTAGCTGGAAAGCACGTTCAGAGCGTAATAGCTGGAATGCGGAACAAATTAAACAAGCTCAGATTTCACGTATTGGTATTAAGTTAAATACAAACCTGCCATACATTGGTGTCATGGTTGCCTTGTGTCCTCTATTGGGTTTATTAGGCACAGTCACAGGCATGATTGAAGTATTCAATGTGATGGCAATTACAGGTACAGGTAGTGCACGTTCAATGGCTGCGGGTGTGTCGAAAGCAACCATTCCTACCATGGCCGGTATGGTCGGTGCACTATCTGGTGTATTTGCAGTGACATTTTTACAACGCAAAGCAAAGCGCGAAGTCGAGTTATTAGAAGATAAATTGTTGCTAGACCATTAA
- a CDS encoding ExbD/TolR family protein — MRAPLAKVFQEEEAEEINMTPMLDVVFIMLIFFIVTASFVKEAGIDVNRPEAATAVKKQRANILVAISDKGEIWINKRQIDIRAVQANIERLKAENPQGSVVIQADKKATTELLIKVMDASRAAGAFDVSIAAQES, encoded by the coding sequence ATGAGAGCACCATTAGCAAAAGTTTTTCAAGAAGAAGAAGCAGAAGAAATTAATATGACACCAATGCTAGATGTTGTATTCATCATGCTTATATTCTTCATCGTAACCGCTTCTTTCGTAAAGGAAGCAGGTATTGATGTAAACCGACCTGAAGCAGCGACTGCGGTTAAAAAGCAACGTGCAAACATTCTAGTTGCGATTTCAGACAAAGGCGAAATTTGGATAAACAAACGTCAGATTGATATACGAGCGGTTCAAGCAAATATCGAACGTTTAAAAGCTGAAAACCCGCAAGGTAGTGTAGTTATCCAAGCTGATAAGAAGGCGACAACTGAGCTACTTATCAAAGTAATGGATGCTTCAAGAGCTGCAGGCGCGTTTGATGTATCAATTGCTGCGCAGGAATCATAG
- a CDS encoding MotA/TolQ/ExbB proton channel family protein yields the protein MKLLKKFSQAAILATTFGLSGAAMADELNLDALLKTLEQGQVAQTAENKAREAEFVAKRNEQDAALRKLTSDRNAQLTRSERLETSFEENEIKLQNLSDTLSKRMGTLKELFGVLQQVSGDASNKFQTSVVSAEIAGRSAFMDEMAAKMGSSSKLASIEDIEKVWFELQREMTEQGKVSRYNAEVIVAGGEKVNKEVLRVGAFNLIADGKYLTFNPVTNTISELTRQPVARYQTSAADLQAANSGVVDFALDPTGGSILGLLVQAPNTEEQVHQGGSVGYVILATGVIALLIALERFISLMLMSAKIRRQLKDTTPREDNPLGRVMKVKDQYPDVAYDTLELKLSEAILREMPKITRNLTLIKIISVVAPLLGLLGTVTGMINTFQAITLFGTGDPKLMAGGISQALVTTVLGLVVAIPTVFLYTLLNTRSRNLLLILQEQSAGIIAERSEKGA from the coding sequence ATGAAACTGTTAAAGAAATTTAGTCAAGCTGCGATTTTAGCGACGACATTCGGTTTATCAGGCGCAGCAATGGCTGACGAACTTAACTTGGATGCGTTACTTAAAACACTAGAGCAAGGTCAGGTTGCACAAACTGCCGAAAATAAAGCGAGAGAAGCAGAGTTTGTTGCAAAACGTAATGAGCAAGATGCGGCACTTCGCAAGCTTACTTCAGACAGAAATGCGCAATTAACTCGTTCAGAACGTTTAGAAACGTCATTTGAAGAGAATGAAATTAAGTTACAAAACCTGTCTGATACGTTGAGTAAACGTATGGGGACACTAAAAGAGCTATTTGGTGTGCTTCAGCAAGTATCAGGCGATGCTAGCAATAAATTCCAAACATCAGTTGTTTCTGCTGAAATTGCTGGTCGTAGCGCGTTCATGGATGAAATGGCAGCAAAAATGGGCTCAAGCTCAAAGCTCGCATCAATTGAAGATATTGAAAAGGTTTGGTTTGAACTACAACGTGAAATGACAGAGCAAGGTAAAGTTTCTCGTTATAACGCAGAAGTCATTGTTGCTGGTGGCGAGAAAGTAAATAAAGAAGTTCTTCGTGTTGGTGCGTTTAACTTAATTGCTGATGGCAAATATTTAACTTTCAACCCGGTTACAAACACAATTTCAGAGCTAACAAGACAACCGGTTGCACGTTATCAGACTTCAGCTGCAGATTTACAAGCGGCAAATAGCGGTGTAGTTGATTTTGCACTAGACCCAACAGGCGGTTCAATTTTAGGCCTATTAGTTCAAGCGCCGAATACAGAAGAGCAGGTTCATCAGGGGGGGTCTGTTGGTTATGTGATTTTAGCAACTGGTGTTATTGCTTTACTTATCGCACTTGAACGCTTCATTAGTTTAATGCTTATGAGTGCTAAAATTCGTCGTCAACTTAAAGACACGACACCGCGTGAAGATAACCCACTTGGGCGTGTGATGAAAGTCAAAGATCAGTATCCAGATGTCGCTTACGACACGTTAGAGCTAAAGCTAAGTGAAGCAATCCTTCGTGAAATGCCTAAGATCACTCGTAATCTAACCCTGATTAAGATTATCTCTGTTGTAGCACCACTACTAGGTCTACTAGGTACAGTAACGGGTATGATTAACACCTTCCAGGCAATTACATTATTCGGTACAGGTGACCCTAAGCTGATGGCTGGTGGTATTTCGCAGGCACTTGTTACAACTGTACTGGGTCTAGTTGTTGCTATCCCAACGGTATTCCTATACACGCTTTTAAATACGCGTTCACGTAACTTGTTACTTATTTTGCAAGAACAAAGCGCTGGCATTATTGCTGAGCGTAGCGAGAAAGGAGCGTAA
- a CDS encoding energy transducer TonB, whose product MRYLTALLIAATITFFLFLGMQALIQSGEGAMTEPAKGQVLDFVRLKKEETVQKKERKPQKPPTPKEPPPPMEAPQMQANNLDAAGTDFDFSADVQADVDLGGGLALESSDGEYLPIVKVAPVYPRRALSRGIEGYVIVEFIVTKQGTVRDPKVITAEPQSIFDRAALDAALKFKYKPRVVNGEAVEVAGVQNKISFQING is encoded by the coding sequence ATGCGTTACTTAACCGCTTTATTAATTGCTGCCACTATCACCTTTTTCCTATTTCTAGGAATGCAGGCTTTGATCCAAAGTGGCGAAGGTGCAATGACTGAGCCTGCAAAAGGTCAAGTACTTGACTTTGTAAGGTTAAAGAAAGAAGAAACGGTTCAAAAGAAAGAACGTAAACCACAAAAGCCACCTACACCTAAGGAGCCACCACCACCAATGGAGGCGCCTCAAATGCAGGCAAATAATCTAGATGCTGCTGGCACTGATTTTGATTTTAGTGCTGATGTACAAGCAGATGTTGATTTGGGTGGTGGTTTAGCTTTGGAATCAAGTGATGGTGAGTATCTTCCTATCGTTAAAGTAGCACCAGTCTATCCTAGACGTGCTCTTTCAAGAGGGATTGAAGGATACGTGATTGTTGAGTTTATAGTAACTAAACAAGGCACTGTTCGTGACCCTAAAGTGATTACTGCTGAACCACAGAGCATTTTCGACAGAGCCGCATTGGATGCAGCCTTGAAATTTAAGTATAAACCCCGTGTTGTGAACGGCGAAGCGGTTGAGGTGGCCGGTGTTCAAAACAAAATCTCTTTCCAGATCAATGGATAG
- a CDS encoding tetratricopeptide repeat protein — MNIRKLTLTVSIVLSASVLPSLLSVTPLTDINTVYAETKTKRVPALRNKVYSQLARAQKLADDGKVQEGLEALDNIKARASSMNAYEVAMMYNFYGFIYYNENQLDKAIESFEQVISEEQIPESLRQSTTFSLAQLAMANNDYPKVISYLDKWKLGNNKPIANSYYVLRANAHYLQKQYNEALESINVAISYAESKSEQPKENWLVLQRALYYSLNQPKQVVQVLEKMVKLFNKPEYWVQLGGMYGEVGDGKKQLAILEAAKQQGFIRSKNEIMQLAQVYMYNGLNYKAASLLKEGVASSKIENSAKNQAFIAEAFVQAKEDEKSIEHFKQAAAKVEHGNYSQRLAEVYLNLEMFEEAADYAREALDKGELNFEANVYVALGMAQYNLENFDASILAFEQAEKHKKSSRLAKQWIKFVKKEKLHSESLKQALL; from the coding sequence ATGAATATTAGAAAGTTAACTTTAACCGTTAGTATTGTTTTATCAGCGTCTGTTTTACCAAGTTTATTATCGGTTACGCCTTTAACTGACATCAATACAGTTTACGCTGAGACTAAAACAAAGCGTGTGCCGGCACTTAGGAATAAAGTGTATAGCCAATTGGCGAGAGCTCAGAAACTGGCTGATGATGGTAAGGTTCAAGAGGGTCTAGAAGCGTTAGATAATATCAAAGCAAGAGCTAGCAGCATGAATGCTTACGAAGTTGCGATGATGTATAACTTCTACGGTTTTATTTACTACAACGAAAATCAGTTAGACAAAGCGATTGAATCTTTTGAACAAGTGATTTCCGAAGAGCAAATTCCAGAATCATTAAGACAGTCTACGACTTTTAGTCTTGCTCAGCTTGCCATGGCGAACAATGATTACCCAAAGGTAATCTCTTATCTTGATAAATGGAAACTGGGTAACAACAAGCCGATTGCAAACAGTTATTATGTTTTACGTGCAAACGCACATTACCTTCAAAAGCAATACAATGAAGCGCTTGAAAGCATTAATGTCGCGATTAGCTACGCTGAAAGCAAGAGCGAACAACCTAAAGAAAACTGGTTGGTTTTACAACGTGCGCTTTATTATTCTTTGAATCAACCTAAGCAAGTTGTTCAAGTGCTCGAAAAAATGGTGAAGCTTTTTAATAAACCTGAGTATTGGGTGCAACTTGGTGGCATGTATGGCGAAGTTGGGGATGGAAAAAAACAATTAGCTATTCTCGAAGCGGCTAAGCAGCAAGGCTTTATACGCTCTAAAAATGAAATCATGCAGTTAGCCCAAGTTTATATGTACAACGGTCTGAACTATAAAGCTGCGTCACTCTTAAAAGAAGGGGTTGCGAGCAGTAAAATCGAAAATAGCGCGAAAAATCAGGCGTTTATCGCAGAGGCTTTCGTACAAGCTAAAGAGGATGAAAAGTCGATTGAACACTTTAAACAAGCTGCTGCTAAGGTTGAACATGGCAATTACTCTCAAAGGTTAGCTGAGGTTTATTTAAATTTAGAGATGTTTGAAGAAGCTGCTGATTATGCAAGAGAAGCGCTTGATAAAGGTGAACTTAATTTTGAAGCTAATGTGTACGTTGCACTGGGCATGGCACAGTACAATCTTGAAAACTTTGATGCTTCAATTTTGGCTTTTGAACAAGCTGAAAAGCATAAAAAATCTTCAAGATTAGCTAAGCAATGGATTAAGTTTGTAAAAAAAGAAAAATTACATTCTGAGAGTTTAAAACAAGCTCTTTTATAA